In Acidaminococcus timonensis, one DNA window encodes the following:
- the trxB gene encoding thioredoxin-disulfide reductase — translation MSEKNLYDILIIGGGPAGYTAALYGARSGFRTAVLEKLSPGGQMATTSDVENYPGFPGVVDGFELGEKMQQGAEQAGAETVYAEVTKVDLAADPKVVETSEGTYLGRTVIIATGAHPRKLGLPQEENLVNRGISYCATCDGSFYKDKTVVVNGGGNTAVGDALYLAKLARKVYLVHRRDTLRATPIYLQRLKDAHVEIIWNSVISGLEADKKLTAVDVKNVKTGEVTKLPADGLFVAIGQLPENSLVAGQVATDKAGYIVAGEDTKTSVPGVFAIGDVRTKQVRQIITAAADGAVAVHFAEEYLNEK, via the coding sequence ATGAGTGAAAAGAATCTCTATGACATCCTGATCATCGGTGGCGGCCCGGCCGGCTATACGGCAGCCCTGTATGGAGCCCGCAGTGGGTTCCGCACGGCTGTACTGGAAAAACTCTCCCCGGGAGGCCAGATGGCTACCACCAGCGATGTGGAGAACTATCCCGGTTTCCCAGGGGTGGTGGACGGCTTCGAACTGGGCGAAAAGATGCAGCAGGGAGCTGAACAGGCCGGGGCTGAAACCGTATATGCGGAAGTGACCAAAGTGGATCTGGCGGCTGACCCCAAAGTGGTGGAGACCAGCGAAGGCACCTATCTGGGCCGGACCGTGATCATCGCCACCGGGGCCCATCCCCGGAAACTGGGCCTGCCCCAGGAGGAGAACCTGGTGAACCGTGGCATTTCCTACTGCGCCACCTGTGACGGCAGCTTCTATAAAGACAAGACCGTGGTGGTGAACGGCGGCGGCAACACGGCTGTGGGCGACGCCCTGTACCTGGCCAAACTGGCCCGGAAGGTATACCTGGTCCACCGCCGGGATACCCTGCGGGCTACGCCCATCTACCTGCAGCGCCTGAAAGATGCCCATGTGGAAATCATCTGGAACAGCGTGATCAGCGGCCTGGAAGCCGATAAGAAGCTGACGGCCGTGGACGTAAAGAACGTGAAGACCGGCGAAGTGACGAAGCTGCCGGCGGACGGCCTGTTCGTGGCCATTGGCCAGCTGCCGGAAAACAGCCTGGTTGCAGGCCAGGTGGCAACGGACAAAGCAGGCTACATCGTGGCCGGTGAAGATACAAAGACTTCTGTGCCCGGGGTATTCGCCATTGGGGATGTGCGGACGAAACAGGTACGACAGATCATCACCGCTGCGGCTGATGGGGCTGTGGCTGTCCATTTTGCGGAAGAATATCTGAACGAGAAATAA
- a CDS encoding Na+/H+ antiporter NhaC family protein gives MKGKNRENTENTENTGRQLGGLAFLPLLVFLVLYIGSGMTFTLMGFPKPFSYLPRHVALLAGTLVALYLWRKGPIDEKLKVFCTGMGDSGVMMIVLIYLLAGGFQGAAAAIGGKTSVVNFCLQFIPPSLLIPGVFLMCCFISTAIGTSMGTIAAMAPVAIGVAQGAGLNLAAVCAAVICGSYFGDNLSMISDTTIAAAEGCGSKMQDKFRMNFAIALPAALVSLVLYYLVSGQVVGSIQVGEYNFLQVLPYIFVLVLALRGINVALVLLGGILMTGIIGLSQGTVDIFTWARGLGSGMEDMFSISIVAILVSGIIALVRYYGGVEWMVRKITKHIHGRKGAEYGIGLLSGILSAAMVNNTIAIIVTCPIARVVGGKYSIAPRRLASLVDIFACSFLCVMPHDGGMLIVTQLAGTSPLDVMKYCYYIFALLIATCITIQFGTHENK, from the coding sequence ATGAAAGGAAAAAACAGGGAAAATACGGAAAATACGGAAAATACGGGTCGGCAGCTGGGAGGTCTGGCTTTTTTGCCTCTTTTGGTGTTCCTGGTGCTCTATATCGGTTCCGGTATGACTTTTACCCTGATGGGGTTTCCAAAACCCTTCAGTTACCTGCCCCGGCATGTGGCACTGCTGGCCGGTACGCTGGTTGCCCTGTACCTGTGGCGGAAGGGGCCCATCGATGAAAAACTGAAGGTGTTCTGCACCGGCATGGGGGATTCCGGGGTCATGATGATCGTGCTGATCTACCTGCTGGCCGGAGGGTTCCAGGGGGCGGCTGCTGCCATCGGCGGCAAGACCAGCGTGGTGAACTTCTGCCTTCAGTTCATTCCGCCTTCCCTGCTGATCCCTGGTGTGTTTCTGATGTGCTGTTTCATTTCCACGGCCATCGGGACCAGCATGGGGACCATTGCGGCCATGGCTCCTGTGGCCATCGGCGTGGCCCAGGGGGCCGGCTTGAACCTGGCGGCTGTATGCGCTGCCGTGATCTGCGGCTCCTATTTCGGGGATAACCTGTCCATGATTTCCGATACCACCATTGCTGCTGCGGAAGGATGCGGTTCCAAAATGCAGGACAAGTTCCGCATGAATTTCGCCATTGCCCTGCCCGCTGCGCTGGTGAGCCTGGTGCTGTACTACCTGGTCAGCGGCCAGGTGGTGGGCAGCATCCAGGTGGGGGAGTATAATTTCCTGCAGGTGCTACCCTACATCTTTGTACTGGTACTGGCTCTCAGGGGTATCAACGTGGCCCTGGTGCTGCTGGGTGGCATCCTGATGACCGGGATCATCGGCCTGAGCCAGGGTACGGTGGACATCTTTACCTGGGCCAGGGGCCTTGGCAGCGGCATGGAGGACATGTTCTCCATCAGCATCGTGGCCATCCTGGTGTCCGGTATCATCGCCCTGGTACGGTATTACGGCGGGGTGGAATGGATGGTCCGGAAGATTACGAAACACATCCACGGCCGCAAAGGCGCAGAATATGGCATCGGCCTGCTGTCCGGCATTTTGTCCGCAGCCATGGTGAACAACACCATCGCCATCATCGTTACCTGTCCCATTGCCAGGGTGGTGGGAGGCAAATACAGCATCGCACCCAGGCGTCTGGCCAGCCTGGTGGATATCTTCGCCTGCAGCTTCCTTTGTGTGATGCCCCATGACGGCGGCATGCTGATCGTGACCCAGCTGGCAGGCACATCGCCTCTCGACGTGATGAAGTACTGCTACTACATCTTTGCCCTGCTGATTGCCACTTGCATCACCATCCAGTTCGGGACGCATGAGAATAAGTAA
- a CDS encoding SIMPL domain-containing protein produces the protein MKKIGAIFAAAALALSLHATPALADQPLDTIQITGTASRTVDPDMATVNFAFEKQGATLEEVRQAGADASTRFINSMLGQGISRSDIATTGYNISPRYTYERNGAQKLNGYQVNANWSVKVRNLDKLGTLIDKGLTSANRMDNVKFGLQDEDLIKRQLLSQAVENAKYTAAAVANAGGRGLGVLRQASIPSTSVVQVQPLMMAKLARANAAEDATETELAPTALTITVRVDTLFALTLE, from the coding sequence ATGAAAAAAATCGGAGCAATCTTTGCAGCTGCGGCGCTGGCCCTGAGCCTGCATGCCACCCCTGCGCTGGCCGACCAGCCTCTGGACACCATTCAGATCACCGGTACGGCCAGTCGTACGGTGGATCCGGACATGGCCACGGTGAACTTCGCTTTTGAAAAGCAGGGCGCTACCCTGGAAGAAGTGCGCCAGGCCGGAGCCGATGCCAGCACCAGATTCATCAATTCCATGCTGGGGCAGGGCATCAGCCGCAGCGACATTGCCACTACCGGGTACAATATTTCTCCCCGCTACACCTATGAACGGAATGGAGCCCAAAAATTGAACGGCTATCAGGTCAATGCCAACTGGAGCGTGAAGGTGCGGAACCTGGACAAGCTGGGCACTCTCATCGACAAGGGTCTTACCAGTGCCAACCGTATGGACAATGTGAAGTTCGGCCTGCAGGATGAAGACCTGATCAAACGGCAGCTCCTCTCCCAGGCAGTGGAAAATGCCAAATATACAGCGGCGGCAGTGGCCAATGCCGGTGGGCGGGGCCTGGGTGTCCTGCGCCAGGCCAGCATCCCTTCCACGTCCGTGGTCCAGGTGCAGCCCCTCATGATGGCAAAACTGGCCCGGGCGAATGCGGCGGAAGATGCTACAGAAACGGAACTGGCGCCTACCGCGCTTACCATTACGGTGCGGGTGGATACCCTTTTTGCACTGACCCTGGAGTAA
- a CDS encoding OmpH family outer membrane protein — protein MALALLVCVGYTGAVVPATAYAADTIGYVDLNTVFSHHPDFESARAAMNLEQQKAQQEFQQKAPSLDDNGKRALDNTLTERIAKREQDLFNPIRKKILDAVHKVAKEKGINTVLSAGAVVDGGVDITNDVMKACGAK, from the coding sequence ATGGCATTGGCATTGCTGGTGTGCGTCGGCTACACGGGAGCAGTGGTTCCGGCAACGGCTTACGCAGCAGACACCATCGGTTATGTAGATTTAAATACCGTGTTCTCCCACCATCCTGATTTCGAATCTGCCCGGGCCGCTATGAACCTGGAACAGCAGAAAGCACAGCAGGAATTCCAGCAGAAGGCTCCCAGCCTGGACGACAATGGCAAACGGGCCCTGGACAACACCCTGACCGAACGGATTGCCAAGAGAGAACAGGATCTGTTCAACCCGATCCGGAAGAAAATCCTGGATGCCGTGCATAAAGTAGCCAAAGAAAAGGGCATCAACACCGTCCTGAGCGCTGGTGCAGTGGTTGACGGCGGTGTGGACATCACCAATGATGTCATGAAAGCCTGCGGTGCAAAATAA
- a CDS encoding 5'-methylthioadenosine/S-adenosylhomocysteine nucleosidase — translation MNDSHPILLQGAMELEISTLLAALTEVEEQSVGSFQFWQGKLGRYPVVLSQTGIGTAAAAAATALGCERFQPALVLNQGTAGGYTENLHPYDLVIGKTWYNANARFRARYGKTYFLDLVALEGESKEREFTGSHPFLHHSNQDLVAWLDRESLHYTRGRSVLGCIASGDQWNDEPDAIAALQQQTGALCEEMETAAAGEVAARLGVPFGAVRVISNNNRLGEPFDPDTAVALQEWVSKAVKSAE, via the coding sequence GTGAATGATTCACATCCCATTTTGCTGCAGGGCGCTATGGAGCTGGAGATCTCAACCCTGCTGGCAGCCCTGACAGAGGTGGAGGAGCAGTCTGTGGGCAGCTTCCAGTTCTGGCAGGGGAAACTGGGCAGGTACCCTGTGGTGCTCAGCCAGACAGGCATCGGAACAGCGGCGGCCGCTGCCGCTACGGCTCTGGGCTGTGAGCGGTTCCAGCCTGCGCTGGTGCTGAACCAGGGGACGGCCGGTGGTTATACGGAAAATCTCCATCCCTATGACCTGGTCATTGGAAAGACCTGGTACAATGCCAATGCCCGGTTCCGGGCCCGGTACGGGAAAACCTATTTCCTGGACCTGGTGGCTCTGGAAGGGGAGAGCAAAGAAAGAGAATTCACCGGGTCCCACCCGTTCCTGCATCACAGCAATCAGGACCTGGTGGCCTGGCTGGACCGGGAAAGCCTGCACTATACCCGGGGCCGCAGCGTGCTGGGCTGTATCGCCAGCGGGGACCAGTGGAACGACGAGCCGGATGCCATTGCGGCCCTGCAGCAGCAGACGGGGGCTCTGTGCGAAGAAATGGAAACGGCGGCGGCCGGCGAAGTGGCCGCCCGTCTGGGAGTCCCATTCGGGGCTGTGCGGGTGATCTCCAACAACAACCGGCTGGGGGAACCCTTTGACCCGGATACAGCGGTGGCGCTGCAGGAGTGGGTGTCTAAGGCAGTGAAGAGTGCAGAGTGA
- a CDS encoding thioredoxin family protein, producing the protein MEFLSVNKDNFESDVLKSSKPFVVGFSAPWCGYCKRLKPAMGQLAAEVADKVSFGSVNIDEQRELAEQFKVETIPSLMLVKDGKCSELLVNPPSKAAVKTWLQEKGAL; encoded by the coding sequence ATGGAATTTTTGAGCGTGAATAAAGACAATTTTGAAAGCGACGTACTGAAAAGCAGCAAACCGTTCGTGGTGGGCTTCTCCGCTCCCTGGTGCGGCTACTGCAAACGGCTGAAACCGGCTATGGGCCAGCTGGCCGCAGAAGTGGCCGACAAGGTTTCCTTCGGCAGCGTGAACATCGACGAACAGCGGGAATTGGCGGAACAGTTTAAGGTAGAGACCATTCCCAGCCTGATGCTGGTGAAAGATGGAAAATGCAGTGAACTGCTGGTGAACCCGCCCTCCAAGGCAGCGGTGAAGACCTGGCTCCAGGAGAAAGGCGCATTATGA
- the ileS gene encoding isoleucine--tRNA ligase gives MRAGLPKREPDFLDFWYKNDIYGEKQKLHAGHKKFVLHDGPPYANGKIHMGHALNKVLKDIIMKYKYAQGFDTPYVPGWDTHGMPIEHACLKATGVDRHKLSALELRKMCKEYALQWIDTQRKDFKRLGVLGDWDHPYVTLDPHFEAEQIRVFGSMANKGYIYKGKKTVYWCPHCETALAEAEIEYADQKTPTIFVKMPLVKDNGLTPEAAKGKKAYMVIWTTTPWTIPANVAVALNPDFEYAWVEYNGEVLIMAADLVDKVAQECGVEFGPVLGTTKGRAFENAECEHPFPEYNHRKSLVVLADYVDKESGSGCVHTAPGHGDVDYLTGLKYHLPILCPVDTKGCFTKEAGELFEGKFVFDSNGLVIKHLAEQGALLGKKSIHHQYAHCWRCKNPIIFRASEQWFASVDGFRDDALKAIANDVQWIPSWGESRIHNMVADRHDWCISRQRVWGVPIPIFYCEDCGEPLINEETVEKIANVFDKEGSDAWWKHTAEELLPEGTKCPKCGGTHFRKEKDIMDVWFDSGSSHMGVCKRRPELSWPADMYLEGSDQHRGWFQSSLLTSVAVTGKAPYRSVLTHGYVLDGEGRKMSKSLGNVVVPQEVIDQYGADIVRLWAASSDYKQDVRISPVILKQLAEAYRKVRNTIRYILGNTHDFDYETEKVPFHEMEELDQWALMRFEGLKKDVTEAYETYDFHVLFHAIHDFCTVDMSSFYLDIIKDRLYTSKKDSKARRSAQTAMTQILRELIVMLMPVLSFTMEEVYQFMNKPADAPKSVQMLPWPQAHPEYIQKDLEEKWDKFISLRSEITKVLEGARRAKTIGNSLDAKVELYATGDALAELKAVEKDLPTLLIVSQAVLHEGLTDAGEATGRDDLKVVVEAAEGEKCERCWCYSKTVGQDPKHPTLCAKCCAAVED, from the coding sequence ATGCGGGCAGGCCTGCCCAAACGGGAACCGGATTTCCTGGATTTCTGGTATAAAAATGATATCTATGGAGAAAAGCAGAAACTCCATGCAGGCCACAAGAAATTCGTCCTGCACGATGGCCCTCCCTATGCCAACGGTAAGATCCACATGGGTCATGCCCTGAACAAAGTGCTGAAGGACATCATCATGAAATATAAGTACGCACAGGGCTTCGATACCCCGTACGTACCCGGCTGGGATACTCACGGCATGCCCATCGAACATGCCTGCCTGAAAGCCACTGGGGTGGACCGGCATAAACTGTCCGCCCTGGAACTGCGGAAAATGTGCAAGGAATATGCGCTGCAGTGGATCGACACCCAGCGCAAGGATTTCAAACGCCTGGGTGTGCTGGGGGATTGGGATCATCCTTATGTGACGCTGGATCCCCACTTCGAGGCGGAACAGATCCGCGTGTTCGGGTCCATGGCCAACAAAGGCTACATCTATAAAGGAAAGAAAACCGTATACTGGTGCCCCCATTGCGAAACCGCTCTGGCCGAAGCTGAAATCGAATATGCCGACCAGAAGACCCCGACCATTTTCGTGAAGATGCCCCTGGTCAAAGACAACGGCCTGACTCCGGAAGCTGCCAAGGGAAAGAAAGCCTACATGGTGATTTGGACCACCACCCCCTGGACCATTCCGGCCAACGTGGCTGTGGCGCTGAACCCTGACTTTGAATATGCCTGGGTGGAATACAACGGGGAAGTATTGATTATGGCCGCCGATCTGGTGGACAAAGTGGCCCAGGAATGTGGCGTGGAATTCGGCCCCGTGCTGGGGACCACCAAAGGCCGTGCCTTTGAAAATGCCGAATGCGAACATCCTTTCCCGGAATACAATCACCGGAAATCCCTGGTGGTACTGGCCGACTATGTGGATAAGGAATCTGGTTCCGGCTGCGTCCATACCGCTCCCGGCCACGGCGACGTGGACTATCTGACCGGTCTGAAATACCATCTGCCCATCCTGTGCCCGGTGGACACCAAAGGCTGCTTCACCAAAGAAGCCGGCGAACTGTTTGAAGGCAAGTTCGTGTTCGACAGCAACGGCCTGGTGATCAAACACCTGGCAGAACAGGGAGCCCTGCTGGGCAAAAAGAGCATCCATCACCAGTACGCCCATTGCTGGCGCTGCAAGAACCCCATCATTTTCCGGGCTTCTGAACAATGGTTTGCTTCTGTGGACGGCTTCCGGGATGATGCCCTGAAAGCCATCGCCAACGACGTGCAATGGATCCCCAGCTGGGGCGAAAGCCGCATCCACAACATGGTGGCTGACCGCCATGACTGGTGCATTTCCCGTCAGAGAGTCTGGGGCGTTCCCATCCCCATCTTCTACTGCGAAGATTGCGGGGAACCCCTGATCAACGAAGAGACGGTGGAAAAGATTGCCAACGTATTCGACAAAGAAGGCAGCGATGCCTGGTGGAAACATACGGCTGAAGAACTGCTGCCGGAAGGTACCAAGTGCCCCAAATGCGGCGGCACCCACTTCCGCAAGGAAAAGGATATCATGGACGTATGGTTCGATTCCGGTTCCTCCCACATGGGCGTTTGCAAACGGCGTCCGGAACTGTCCTGGCCAGCCGATATGTATCTGGAAGGCAGCGACCAGCACAGAGGCTGGTTCCAGAGCAGCCTGCTGACTTCTGTGGCTGTAACGGGTAAAGCCCCGTACCGCAGCGTACTGACCCACGGCTACGTGCTGGATGGGGAAGGCCGCAAGATGAGTAAATCCCTGGGCAATGTGGTGGTACCTCAGGAAGTCATCGACCAGTATGGCGCTGATATCGTCCGGCTGTGGGCCGCTTCTTCCGACTACAAGCAGGATGTGCGGATCAGCCCGGTGATCCTGAAGCAGTTGGCGGAAGCCTACCGGAAAGTCCGGAATACCATCCGGTACATCCTGGGCAACACCCACGATTTCGATTACGAAACCGAAAAGGTGCCCTTCCATGAAATGGAAGAACTGGACCAGTGGGCATTGATGCGGTTCGAAGGCCTGAAGAAGGACGTGACCGAAGCCTACGAAACCTACGATTTCCATGTGCTGTTCCATGCCATCCATGACTTCTGCACGGTGGACATGAGCTCCTTCTACCTGGATATCATCAAGGATCGTCTGTACACCAGCAAGAAGGACAGCAAGGCCCGCCGCTCTGCCCAGACGGCCATGACCCAGATCCTGCGGGAACTGATCGTCATGCTGATGCCGGTGCTGAGCTTTACCATGGAAGAAGTGTACCAGTTCATGAACAAGCCGGCTGATGCGCCCAAGAGCGTGCAGATGCTGCCCTGGCCCCAGGCTCATCCGGAATATATCCAGAAGGATCTGGAAGAGAAATGGGATAAATTCATTTCTCTGCGCAGTGAAATCACCAAGGTGCTGGAAGGCGCCCGCCGGGCCAAGACCATCGGCAACAGCCTGGATGCCAAGGTGGAACTGTATGCCACCGGCGATGCCCTGGCAGAACTGAAGGCTGTGGAAAAAGACCTGCCGACTCTGCTGATCGTTTCCCAGGCTGTGCTCCACGAAGGGCTGACCGATGCCGGCGAAGCCACCGGCCGGGACGACCTGAAGGTGGTTGTGGAAGCTGCTGAAGGGGAGAAATGCGAACGGTGCTGGTGCTACAGCAAGACTGTAGGCCAGGATCCGAAACATCCGACCCTGTGTGCCAAGTGCTGTGCCGCTGTGGAGGATTAA
- a CDS encoding TrmH family RNA methyltransferase, with product MIQTITSLKNDLVKRVASLKVKKYRQREGLFLLEGKRAVEEALASGWKIQCLFYTQLPEGWEEQAETSRVPWYQVSLPVLQKITATEDPQRVAALVELHRDNLESFAPEKGLVLVLDQIRDPGNLGTLIRTADALGAAAVVLLENTTDLYNPKVVRSTMGSLFHLPVFTGVSVDQLADWCKKRQFALWATALEGAEDVTKLQWPDKVALVLGSEAEGVSGELLAKADQKVKIPMAGHAESLNVAIAGGILLFESSLHR from the coding sequence ATGATCCAAACCATCACTTCTTTGAAAAACGACCTGGTGAAGCGGGTGGCTTCCCTGAAGGTGAAAAAATACCGCCAGCGGGAAGGGCTGTTCCTGCTGGAGGGGAAACGGGCCGTGGAAGAGGCCCTGGCATCCGGCTGGAAGATCCAGTGCCTGTTTTACACCCAACTTCCGGAAGGCTGGGAAGAACAGGCAGAAACCAGCAGAGTGCCCTGGTATCAGGTATCTCTTCCTGTGCTGCAGAAAATCACGGCTACGGAAGATCCCCAGCGTGTGGCGGCTTTGGTGGAGCTGCACCGGGACAACCTGGAATCCTTTGCACCGGAAAAAGGCCTGGTGCTGGTCCTGGACCAGATCCGGGATCCGGGGAACCTGGGGACCCTGATCCGCACGGCGGATGCCCTGGGCGCCGCAGCGGTGGTATTATTGGAAAACACGACGGACCTGTACAATCCCAAGGTGGTGCGCAGTACCATGGGGAGCCTGTTCCATTTGCCGGTTTTCACAGGGGTGAGCGTGGACCAGCTGGCTGATTGGTGCAAAAAACGGCAGTTCGCCCTGTGGGCCACGGCCCTGGAAGGAGCCGAAGACGTGACGAAGCTCCAGTGGCCGGATAAAGTGGCCCTGGTGCTGGGCAGCGAGGCCGAAGGGGTCAGTGGGGAGTTACTGGCCAAGGCGGACCAGAAGGTAAAGATTCCCATGGCCGGCCACGCCGAAAGCCTGAACGTGGCCATCGCCGGCGGCATTTTGCTGTTCGAGTCCTCTTTACACAGGTAA
- a CDS encoding heavy-metal-associated domain-containing protein has product MEKELNVKGMMCKMCQKHVHDALAGMAGVSAVDVDLEKGTAKVTADRDIPQDEFKKVIEEAGYELA; this is encoded by the coding sequence ATGGAAAAGGAACTGAATGTAAAAGGCATGATGTGTAAAATGTGCCAGAAACACGTACATGATGCCCTGGCCGGCATGGCAGGGGTATCCGCTGTGGATGTGGACCTGGAGAAGGGTACAGCCAAAGTGACCGCTGACCGGGACATCCCTCAGGATGAATTCAAGAAAGTCATCGAAGAAGCCGGGTATGAACTGGCATAA
- a CDS encoding potassium channel family protein has protein sequence MKDKRQFIVWGLGRFGSSIAETLTALGHEVLGIDNNEDVVENMADKLTHAVVCDVIDEKTVKSLGVRNFDVGIVAIGTLEPSLLATMLLKEAGVKTIVAKASNPIHAKMLKKLGATQIISPERDMGRRVAHNLAYTNIMDFVELSDNICLMEVKLTPAMYGKSIVEMDVRRKYNVNVVAVKHKDGTSEMTLEPNQPMQEGDMLVVIGTRKSVEALEDGI, from the coding sequence ATGAAAGACAAACGGCAATTCATCGTCTGGGGCCTGGGCCGCTTCGGCAGCAGCATCGCGGAAACGCTGACGGCACTGGGGCACGAGGTCCTGGGCATCGACAATAACGAAGACGTGGTGGAGAATATGGCGGACAAACTGACCCATGCCGTGGTCTGCGACGTCATCGACGAAAAAACGGTCAAGAGCCTGGGAGTACGGAACTTCGACGTGGGCATTGTGGCCATCGGTACACTGGAACCCAGTCTGCTGGCTACCATGCTGCTGAAGGAGGCCGGTGTCAAGACCATCGTGGCCAAGGCTTCCAACCCCATCCACGCCAAGATGCTGAAAAAGCTGGGTGCCACCCAGATCATTTCCCCGGAACGGGATATGGGCCGCCGGGTGGCCCACAACCTGGCCTATACCAATATCATGGATTTTGTGGAGCTGTCCGATAACATCTGCCTTATGGAAGTGAAGCTGACACCGGCCATGTATGGGAAAAGCATTGTGGAAATGGATGTACGGAGAAAGTACAATGTGAACGTGGTGGCCGTCAAGCACAAAGACGGAACCAGCGAGATGACCCTGGAACCCAACCAGCCCATGCAGGAAGGGGATATGCTGGTGGTCATCGGGACAAGAAAGAGTGTAGAAGCCCTGGAGGACGGCATATGA
- a CDS encoding metal-sensing transcriptional repressor: MEHEKTMRDKECKEYRDLITRLNRIEGQVRGVKKMLEEDRYCVDILTQVSAISNGLNAFNKKLLANHIKSCVVNDIRAGNDGVVDELCETLQKLMK, encoded by the coding sequence ATGGAACACGAAAAGACCATGCGGGATAAAGAGTGTAAGGAGTACCGCGACCTGATCACCCGGTTGAACCGGATCGAGGGCCAGGTACGGGGAGTGAAAAAAATGCTGGAAGAAGACCGCTACTGCGTGGACATCCTGACCCAGGTCAGCGCCATCAGCAATGGTCTCAACGCCTTCAACAAAAAACTGCTGGCCAACCACATCAAAAGCTGTGTGGTGAATGACATCCGGGCCGGTAATGACGGAGTCGTGGACGAACTGTGCGAGACGCTGCAGAAACTCATGAAGTAA
- a CDS encoding RrF2 family transcriptional regulator: MKSDFIVAVHALVYLSHRGCLASSEELAENICTNPARVRKIMGKLKKMGIITTREGHVGGYCPCEGLEKVTLYDIAQGMGTVFVDTKWRSGNEENNCFISSGMASVFDGLYREMDALCMEHLKKITLGDVTVKIVETQLRSQKECHGALTGDCPAWHKQCGEEHKNF, from the coding sequence ATGAAAAGTGATTTTATTGTAGCTGTCCATGCGTTGGTCTATTTGTCTCATCGGGGGTGCCTGGCTTCCAGCGAAGAACTGGCCGAGAACATCTGCACCAATCCGGCACGGGTCCGGAAAATCATGGGCAAATTGAAGAAAATGGGCATCATCACCACCCGGGAGGGACATGTAGGAGGATACTGTCCCTGTGAAGGGCTGGAAAAAGTCACCTTATATGATATTGCCCAGGGTATGGGGACGGTATTCGTGGATACCAAGTGGCGCAGTGGCAACGAAGAGAACAACTGCTTCATCAGCAGTGGCATGGCTTCTGTGTTCGATGGGTTGTACCGGGAAATGGATGCTTTGTGTATGGAACATTTGAAAAAGATCACCCTGGGGGATGTGACCGTAAAAATCGTGGAGACCCAGCTCCGCAGCCAGAAAGAGTGCCATGGGGCCCTTACTGGCGATTGTCCTGCCTGGCATAAGCAGTGTGGAGAAGAACATAAAAATTTTTAG